In Debaryomyces hansenii CBS767 chromosome A complete sequence, a genomic segment contains:
- a CDS encoding DEHA2D00154p (no similarity) — protein sequence MSEKPVLYMVCTHKVLVDETFGTVVETKGLKQRVQTFSLVSLTSGISVSPMGITRFLK from the coding sequence ATGCTGGAGAAACCTGTTCTTTATATGGTGTGCACTCATAAGGTGCTCGTTGATGAGACGTTTGGAACAGTGGTTGAAACAAAGGGGTTGAAACAAAGGGTGCAGACATTTAGTTTGGTCTCTTTGACTTCAGGAATTTCTGTATCACCTATGGGTATAACGCGTTTTCTCAAGTAG
- a CDS encoding DEHA2D00176p (no similarity): protein MCFHIPEKKDYYGMFFNELVINEKIASSQFASNFPKLLVSGYWNGLADHPMHIFEYLGREIPEKKWDKKKVHTTIKSRLEELHSLGISHNDVRLENIHVSELGKISLIDFGLSDSSNNEKRKRLDFESLDFILEVHSSS from the coding sequence ATGTGTTTCCACATACCAGAAAAAAAGGATTATTATGGGatgttcttcaatgaacttgtaatcaatgaaaaaattgctAGCTCTCAGTTTGCTTCTAATTTCCCTAAGCTCCTTGTTTCAGGTTACTGGAACGGACTTGCCGATCATCCgatgcatatatttgaatacttAGGAAGGGAAATTCCGGAAAAAAAGTGGGATAAGAAAAAAGTGCACACAACGATCAAGTCAAGGCTCGAGGAACTTCATCTGTTAGGGATTTCTCACAATGATGTCAGGCTCGAAAACATTCATGTATCTGAGTTAggtaaaatttctttgattgattttggacTATCGGACAGTTCAAATAATGAGAAACGTAAAAGGCTAGATTTTGAATCTCTTGATTTCATATTGGAAGTACATAGTTCTAGCTAA